A window of the Dyadobacter pollutisoli genome harbors these coding sequences:
- a CDS encoding DUF922 domain-containing protein — MIRSVLLGLILVAKSFSAFSQQERIVLDLAKESAALFKSYKFFIQDVEDQRTVPGTAMGKVIALGKEIPVVLPAKADKELFNYWSFAAPKKPQTYLPLYITIRDLSLIEKRMGPNKVTGEVKLSIRFRWYRNMQPVELTNYQTSATYTRPERDYDYAKLVKQLLDQSLTHFQKWMTQNAGKNPALARNLLLVFKEINNTSAEDTVFYSPKRPLIWDDFKVRNGKPGSRYAAAVFTSFGYEGRSYPKDDDLVVEIGLKIFMVKSMSWARTDSRNAGTLRHEQIHFDITRLVVEKFKERLRKAELTIEDYDSEIQYEFLEAFRQMNTDQEQYDGETGHGLNDGVQAAWDRKIANQIATVYSVQ; from the coding sequence ATGATAAGGAGCGTTCTGCTAGGTCTTATATTGGTAGCCAAAAGTTTTTCTGCGTTTTCACAGCAGGAAAGGATTGTTTTGGACTTAGCCAAAGAATCCGCGGCGTTGTTTAAATCCTACAAATTCTTCATTCAGGACGTTGAAGATCAGCGGACGGTTCCTGGCACTGCAATGGGCAAGGTGATCGCGTTGGGAAAAGAAATACCGGTAGTACTACCTGCGAAGGCTGATAAGGAGCTGTTTAACTACTGGTCATTTGCTGCTCCCAAAAAACCACAGACGTACCTGCCGCTGTACATTACTATTAGGGATCTGTCCCTTATCGAAAAACGCATGGGACCCAATAAAGTGACGGGGGAAGTGAAACTTTCCATCAGGTTCAGATGGTACCGGAACATGCAGCCGGTGGAGCTCACCAACTATCAGACATCCGCCACTTACACCCGCCCGGAAAGGGATTACGACTATGCCAAGCTCGTCAAACAGCTTTTGGACCAGTCATTGACCCATTTTCAGAAATGGATGACGCAGAATGCCGGTAAAAATCCTGCATTGGCAAGAAACCTGCTGCTTGTTTTCAAGGAGATCAACAATACCAGTGCAGAAGATACTGTGTTTTATTCTCCCAAAAGACCACTGATCTGGGACGATTTCAAAGTCAGGAACGGCAAACCGGGAAGCCGTTACGCGGCGGCTGTTTTCACCAGTTTTGGATACGAAGGCCGGTCATATCCCAAAGATGACGACCTGGTCGTCGAAATCGGCCTTAAAATATTCATGGTCAAAAGCATGTCGTGGGCGCGTACGGACTCACGTAATGCAGGCACATTGCGCCACGAACAGATCCATTTCGACATTACCAGGCTGGTTGTTGAAAAATTCAAGGAGCGCCTCCGAAAAGCCGAGCTGACCATCGAAGATTACGACAGTGAAATCCAGTATGAGTTTTTGGAGGCGTTCAGGCAAATGAATACCGACCAGGAGCAGTACGATGGCGAAACCGGCCATGGACTTAATGATGGTGTACAAGCCGCCTGGGACCGTAAAATTGCTAATCAGATCGCCACTGTTTATTCTGTCCAGTAG
- a CDS encoding T9SS type A sorting domain-containing protein: protein MKNRSSSILLGLLLVLGSSELVSAQLSGTLPERCASTQRDSLRLAKNPALLNLRLRSEEAIERHINSNKASLRTSADEIITIPVVVHVVHNQTDRKVGGATNVNISDEQIQSQIDVLNEDYGNASGYKGFYTDSLAVDTKIRFKLVTVLRTYNVKAQFSPISDADDLAAISPAWVTNRYLNIWVCRLTDRYLGTSQFPVVTEINDRTNGLATSENEETDALTDGLIIDSRYFGRNSSAITSSIYNLGRTTTHEVGHWLGLIHIWGDRNCGTDYCDDTPTAYTKNETTDLSCSPVYSQCRSTVTRNMIENYMDYSPDACMSIFTNDQKERMHAVLALSPRRAKLVEYSKITGDEVLVEIYPNPVNKILSANIFTPNFDVYTVSVYNQKGQKVVADVANRTNLDVTTFPSGLYFYKVTTASQTITKRFVVR, encoded by the coding sequence ATGAAAAATCGGAGCAGTAGTATCCTGCTGGGCTTATTGCTCGTCCTTGGCAGTTCTGAGCTGGTATCAGCACAACTTTCCGGTACATTACCGGAACGTTGTGCGAGTACCCAGCGTGACTCTCTCCGGCTGGCAAAGAATCCTGCACTGTTGAACCTTCGTCTTAGATCAGAGGAGGCAATAGAGCGGCATATCAATTCAAATAAGGCCAGTCTGCGAACTTCCGCTGACGAGATCATTACCATTCCGGTTGTCGTGCACGTTGTTCATAACCAAACCGACCGCAAAGTGGGGGGGGCAACTAACGTAAATATCTCCGACGAACAGATTCAAAGCCAGATTGATGTGCTGAATGAAGACTACGGCAATGCATCTGGTTACAAAGGTTTTTACACCGATTCCCTGGCGGTGGACACCAAGATCCGGTTCAAACTGGTAACGGTCCTGCGGACTTACAATGTCAAAGCGCAGTTCAGTCCGATCAGCGATGCGGACGACCTGGCGGCAATTTCTCCCGCCTGGGTCACCAACCGATACCTGAACATCTGGGTTTGCCGCCTGACAGACCGGTATCTGGGCACGTCGCAGTTTCCGGTAGTAACGGAAATTAATGACAGGACCAATGGCCTTGCCACTTCCGAGAATGAGGAAACAGATGCATTAACCGACGGCCTGATCATTGATTCAAGGTATTTTGGCAGGAATTCGTCAGCTATTACCAGCTCGATTTATAACCTGGGCAGGACTACCACGCACGAAGTAGGGCACTGGCTAGGGCTGATCCATATCTGGGGCGACCGGAACTGTGGTACCGACTACTGTGATGATACCCCCACGGCTTATACTAAAAACGAAACAACAGATCTTTCCTGCTCACCGGTTTACTCGCAATGTCGTTCGACGGTGACCCGGAATATGATTGAAAATTACATGGATTATTCTCCCGACGCCTGCATGAGCATTTTTACAAATGATCAAAAGGAGAGAATGCATGCCGTACTGGCATTGAGCCCGAGAAGGGCCAAGCTGGTCGAATACTCAAAGATCACGGGTGACGAGGTACTGGTGGAAATTTATCCTAATCCGGTGAATAAAATACTTTCTGCCAATATTTTTACGCCCAATTTTGATGTTTACACAGTTAGTGTTTACAATCAAAAAGGGCAAAAGGTCGTCGCTGATGTGGCGAACCGTACTAATCTCGACGTAACGACTTTCCCAAGCGGGCTGTACTTTTATAAGGTCACAACCGCCTCGCAGACCATTACCAAACGTTTTGTAGTCCGGTAG
- a CDS encoding ComEC/Rec2 family competence protein: MLTRAPFVSMVLCFIAGILLADWLMSFLDISQFVFMGLALLVALACCGFYFKRAKVAFGASFSLFLVMIAAFCEVTVEAQRNDEIEVLQSINYTAYEAEVRSLPEKRPKSLRLEASVTRVLNNGQWVSIHTNSLISIDPGSDIIPNPGDHVVVWGRFERPVAALNPAQFDYQQYLRNKGVLWTDYLRPGSFQVVTNAGWRNHPASWSIQVSQWADEQFRQHIRNGKAYGLVKAMLLGRRDDLGTEQVDDYVSSGTIHILSVSGMHVAIIFLVISFLLGWVKRWEYGRFLYLFLVIALLGFYAMVTGLPPSVQRATLMCIVFVIAEVFSRKHQAMNTLAISAFLILLFDPSALYDVGFQLSYLAMTGIFLLYEPILSLLAPENRVIKYVWQVSALSFTAQLATFPLSLYYFHQFPTYFWLVNPFVILFTNILLPAAIILLLVSVLNVVWIEWVVSKVVEMAAWLTDFSVAIPKLLPGYLIENLLLDRVEVVFLYVLVLLIWYACFTRGYLYLKYSVVVAALFVTYSLGGSIANYMGDDQVAHRVPRHAVISFKHGNTLYIASDAGFAADRDAYDFYIKNYVVSKEIGEVVFVAPKIN; the protein is encoded by the coding sequence ATGCTCACACGCGCTCCGTTTGTCAGTATGGTACTGTGTTTTATTGCCGGTATTTTGCTTGCCGACTGGTTGATGTCTTTCCTGGATATCAGCCAGTTTGTCTTCATGGGTTTGGCATTACTGGTGGCCCTGGCTTGCTGTGGCTTTTATTTCAAACGTGCCAAAGTTGCATTTGGGGCAAGTTTTTCATTGTTTCTGGTCATGATCGCAGCATTCTGCGAAGTAACAGTGGAAGCGCAGCGCAATGATGAAATTGAGGTGTTGCAAAGTATAAATTACACTGCATACGAAGCCGAAGTCAGGAGCCTGCCCGAGAAACGCCCCAAGTCTCTGCGTTTAGAAGCCAGCGTAACCCGCGTTCTTAACAATGGGCAATGGGTTAGCATTCATACCAATTCACTCATCAGCATTGACCCCGGATCGGACATAATTCCCAATCCCGGTGACCATGTTGTGGTATGGGGAAGGTTCGAAAGACCAGTGGCAGCGCTTAATCCTGCCCAGTTTGACTATCAACAATATCTGAGAAACAAAGGAGTTCTCTGGACGGATTATTTGAGACCTGGCTCATTTCAGGTCGTTACGAATGCCGGTTGGCGCAACCATCCTGCGTCTTGGAGTATTCAGGTGTCACAATGGGCGGATGAGCAATTTCGGCAGCATATTCGGAATGGCAAAGCTTACGGCCTGGTCAAAGCCATGTTGCTGGGTCGGCGCGACGACCTTGGTACGGAGCAGGTGGATGACTACGTATCGTCGGGTACTATTCACATTCTCTCGGTCTCAGGGATGCATGTAGCGATTATCTTTCTGGTTATCAGTTTTTTGTTGGGCTGGGTCAAGCGCTGGGAGTACGGGCGGTTTCTCTATCTGTTTTTAGTGATTGCATTACTGGGTTTTTACGCCATGGTAACCGGCCTCCCGCCGTCCGTTCAGCGGGCTACATTAATGTGCATTGTGTTTGTAATAGCAGAGGTTTTTAGCCGCAAGCATCAGGCGATGAACACGCTGGCGATCTCAGCCTTCCTCATTTTGCTGTTTGATCCTTCTGCGTTGTATGATGTGGGTTTTCAGCTTTCTTATTTGGCGATGACCGGTATTTTCCTGCTATATGAGCCTATACTAAGCCTTTTAGCTCCTGAGAATCGTGTCATTAAATATGTATGGCAAGTGTCCGCATTGTCATTTACTGCCCAGCTGGCGACATTTCCATTGAGTTTGTACTACTTTCATCAGTTTCCGACGTATTTCTGGCTGGTGAATCCATTTGTAATTCTTTTTACCAATATTCTGCTCCCCGCTGCGATTATCCTGCTGCTCGTGAGTGTACTGAATGTCGTCTGGATTGAATGGGTTGTCAGCAAGGTCGTAGAAATGGCAGCGTGGCTGACTGACTTTTCAGTAGCCATTCCGAAATTATTACCAGGCTATCTAATCGAAAACCTGCTTCTGGATCGCGTGGAGGTCGTCTTTTTATATGTTTTAGTGCTGCTGATCTGGTACGCCTGTTTCACAAGGGGATATTTGTATCTCAAATATTCGGTGGTTGTTGCTGCGCTGTTTGTCACTTACTCGCTTGGCGGAAGTATAGCCAACTATATGGGCGATGACCAGGTTGCGCACCGGGTTCCCCGGCATGCTGTTATAAGCTTCAAGCATGGTAACACATTATACATTGCCAGTGACGCCGGTTTTGCTGCGGATCGCGATGCCTATGATTTTTATATCAAAAATTATGTGGTGAGTAAGGAGATCGGTGAAGTAGTATTTGTAGCTCCAAAAATAAATTAA
- the holA gene encoding DNA polymerase III subunit delta — protein MAQTPDIILKEIKSKKYKPLYFLHGDEPYYIDSIAEELEKRVVSEAEKGFNQFVLYGKDTDVAGVLSYARRFPFMAERQLILVKDANKLGGIEQKEQQARLEEYALHPLNSTVLVFCFHANADERKTFIKAFNTNGVVVQSKKMYDNKLPDWVSSFCQQEGVKVSPKAVQMLVDNIGNDLKRLSNEIRKIMVNLRVDEGIDAAAIEKFVGISKEYNVFEFQKALMIRDVMKANQIATYFSANSKDNPLAPILIILFGFFSKLLLTHASRDKTEKGLSAELGVNPYFVKDYLLAARNYPLGKVVNIIHYLRECDGRMKGLDGVSTSEGELLKELVFKIIH, from the coding sequence ATGGCCCAGACACCGGACATCATTCTCAAAGAAATAAAAAGCAAAAAATACAAACCGCTTTATTTTCTGCACGGAGACGAACCTTACTACATTGATTCCATCGCTGAGGAGCTGGAAAAACGTGTGGTTTCGGAGGCAGAGAAGGGATTTAACCAGTTTGTGTTATATGGAAAAGACACGGACGTAGCAGGTGTGCTTAGCTACGCACGGCGGTTTCCATTTATGGCCGAACGGCAGCTGATTCTTGTAAAAGACGCCAACAAGCTGGGCGGTATTGAGCAAAAAGAACAGCAGGCGAGGCTGGAAGAGTATGCGTTGCATCCATTGAACAGTACCGTGCTGGTATTTTGTTTTCATGCCAATGCGGACGAGAGAAAGACGTTTATCAAGGCATTTAATACCAATGGCGTGGTCGTGCAGTCCAAGAAGATGTACGATAATAAATTACCCGACTGGGTTTCGTCATTTTGCCAGCAGGAAGGCGTGAAGGTAAGCCCGAAAGCGGTTCAAATGCTGGTAGACAATATCGGTAACGATCTGAAACGGCTTTCCAACGAGATCAGGAAGATCATGGTGAACCTTCGGGTAGATGAGGGGATCGACGCGGCGGCGATCGAGAAATTTGTGGGTATCAGCAAGGAGTATAATGTATTTGAATTTCAAAAGGCGCTGATGATCCGGGACGTGATGAAAGCAAACCAGATCGCGACGTACTTTTCAGCCAATTCAAAAGACAATCCATTGGCGCCGATCCTGATCATTCTGTTCGGGTTTTTCTCCAAATTATTGCTCACGCATGCCAGCAGGGACAAGACCGAAAAGGGTTTGTCGGCCGAGCTGGGTGTAAATCCTTATTTTGTAAAAGACTATTTACTGGCTGCGCGAAACTATCCGCTAGGTAAGGTCGTCAATATCATTCATTACCTGCGCGAATGCGACGGACGGATGAAGGGGCTGGATGGTGTCTCTACTTCGGAAGGGGAATTACTCAAAGAACTTGTTTTTAAAATCATTCACTAA
- a CDS encoding FKBP-type peptidyl-prolyl cis-trans isomerase, which yields MKVEKNNVIALIYSLRIPDTDGETDVVEVVTEEDPMYFIQGISGLPEGFETQIEGLSAGDTFEFVVAPEEGYGEFDEEAIVELPKAVFQMEDVDQEELLQIGNIIPMTNEDGERMHGQVVEIKDDLVVMNFNHPLAGKEMHFSGQILSVRPATPEEISHGHVHGAGGVHHH from the coding sequence ATGAAAGTCGAAAAAAATAACGTCATAGCATTGATATATAGCCTTAGAATTCCCGATACCGACGGAGAAACTGATGTAGTCGAAGTGGTGACGGAAGAGGATCCAATGTATTTCATTCAGGGCATCAGCGGCCTGCCAGAAGGCTTTGAAACTCAGATCGAAGGCCTGTCAGCAGGAGACACTTTCGAATTTGTTGTGGCCCCGGAAGAAGGTTACGGTGAATTTGACGAAGAAGCGATCGTTGAGCTGCCAAAAGCTGTATTTCAAATGGAAGACGTAGATCAGGAAGAGCTTCTTCAGATCGGTAACATCATTCCAATGACTAATGAAGACGGAGAAAGAATGCACGGTCAGGTAGTCGAAATCAAGGATGACCTGGTGGTGATGAATTTCAACCATCCATTGGCAGGAAAAGAAATGCATTTTTCAGGACAGATCCTCTCGGTACGTCCAGCTACTCCCGAGGAAATCAGCCACGGCCACGTGCATGGCGCGGGTGGCGTGCATCATCATTGA
- the dnaB gene encoding replicative DNA helicase: protein MENEKAPNNFSRPGSKAGSSTRKPLGTRSPGIEQAFSKLPPQAIDLEEAVLGALMIEKDALTAVADILRPDSFYKEAHVRIYTAIITLFADSEPIDMLTVTSKLRSTGELELIGGASYIMELTSKVNSAANIEFHARIISQAFIKRELIKVASEIQREAFEDTTDVFRLLDKTEQALFQISESNIKKNYADMGALMRQALAELDQKKNNKDGLTGVPSGFSALDRLTSGWQKTELMILAARPGMGKTAFVVSSLRNAAVDFNMPVAIFSLEMSSVQLVNRLISAEAEIDSEKIRKGSLAPHEWEQLHHRIHRLTNAPIFIDDTPALSILELRAKCRRLKAQHDIQMIVIDYLQLMTGDTGGKGAGNREQEIAMISRSLKNLAKELDVPVIALSQLSRAVETRGGEKRPQLSDLRESGSIEQDADMVIFLYRPEYYGITEDEAGNSVAGIGEVIVAKNRAGSLDTVQLRFIGKYTKFADLDSGFTPAPFSVDRPIVTSNPIASFESQSKPAPAGGGTLRSRANDLSNFDYKGPDSEPPF, encoded by the coding sequence ATGGAAAACGAAAAGGCCCCAAACAACTTCTCAAGACCAGGATCAAAAGCAGGTAGTTCCACCAGGAAACCACTGGGAACTAGATCACCAGGTATCGAACAGGCATTCAGTAAGTTACCTCCTCAGGCTATCGATCTTGAAGAGGCTGTACTGGGTGCTTTAATGATCGAAAAAGACGCCCTGACAGCGGTTGCGGACATCCTCCGCCCGGACAGCTTTTATAAGGAAGCACACGTCCGGATTTACACTGCTATCATTACACTTTTTGCCGACTCGGAGCCTATTGATATGCTTACGGTTACCTCCAAGTTACGGAGTACCGGAGAGCTGGAACTGATCGGCGGCGCTTCGTACATTATGGAGCTGACCAGCAAGGTGAACTCCGCTGCGAACATCGAATTCCATGCACGTATTATCTCCCAGGCCTTCATCAAGCGCGAGCTGATCAAGGTTGCTTCGGAGATCCAACGTGAAGCATTTGAAGACACTACTGACGTTTTTAGGTTGTTGGATAAAACAGAACAGGCACTGTTCCAGATCTCGGAATCCAATATCAAGAAAAACTATGCCGATATGGGCGCGTTAATGCGTCAGGCCCTGGCGGAACTTGATCAGAAAAAGAATAATAAGGACGGGTTGACAGGGGTACCTTCCGGTTTCAGTGCTCTGGACAGACTGACATCAGGTTGGCAAAAAACTGAGTTAATGATCCTCGCGGCACGTCCGGGTATGGGTAAAACCGCATTCGTCGTTTCCTCCCTAAGGAATGCTGCTGTGGACTTTAATATGCCGGTTGCGATATTCTCACTCGAAATGTCCTCGGTTCAGCTCGTGAATCGTCTGATATCTGCCGAGGCGGAAATTGACAGTGAAAAAATACGTAAAGGAAGTCTCGCACCACACGAGTGGGAGCAGCTTCACCACCGTATTCACAGGCTGACCAATGCACCGATCTTCATCGATGACACCCCTGCCCTCTCTATTCTCGAATTACGTGCCAAATGCCGTCGTTTGAAAGCGCAGCACGACATTCAGATGATCGTGATTGACTACCTTCAGTTAATGACAGGTGACACGGGCGGCAAAGGCGCAGGTAACCGGGAACAAGAAATTGCAATGATCTCACGATCGCTCAAAAACCTGGCAAAAGAACTGGATGTACCGGTGATCGCACTATCGCAGCTTAGCCGGGCGGTAGAGACCCGTGGTGGAGAGAAAAGGCCGCAGCTTTCAGATTTAAGGGAATCCGGGTCAATCGAGCAGGATGCCGATATGGTAATCTTCCTCTATCGTCCTGAATATTATGGTATTACCGAAGACGAAGCTGGTAACTCAGTAGCAGGAATCGGTGAGGTGATTGTTGCGAAAAACCGTGCCGGTTCATTGGATACAGTTCAATTGCGGTTTATCGGTAAGTACACCAAGTTCGCCGATCTGGATTCAGGGTTTACGCCAGCACCATTCTCCGTCGACAGGCCGATCGTAACTTCCAACCCGATCGCATCATTTGAAAGCCAGAGCAAACCAGCACCAGCAGGTGGCGGTACATTAAGAAGCCGCGCCAACGACCTGAGTAATTTCGACTACAAAGGCCCTGATAGTGAGCCGCCGTTTTAA
- the rlmD gene encoding 23S rRNA (uracil(1939)-C(5))-methyltransferase RlmD, producing MLKNNKYEYVEITDFAAEGKCIFKSEDGVVFVEGNVAPGDIVDLQIVKTKKKLKEAIVTKVHSLSKLRTDPYCSHHIVCGGCKWQHISYEHQLRFKRQQVVDHFERIGKIKNVEINPIVAAPKTEYYRNKLEFTFSNWRWLTREQMDSGEQFSKNALGFHVPKRFDKIFTVDHCHLQPDPSNTIRNSLHHFGELKGIPYYDVRFNVGVLRNVVVRTANSGDVMVIVQFGQQNDDAIAEVMEYMKHTHPEITSLNYIVNLKGNDSYQDQEVINYSGENFIRETMEDLTFLVGPKSFYQTNSEQAYQLFSVARDYAGLTGNESVYDLYTGTGTIANFVARQAKKVVGVEYVEAAVQDARRNSELNGITNTSFFAGDMKNIVNENFLAKHGRPDVIITDPPRAGMDVPVVETILKAAPDRIVYVSCNTATQARDLALMSEDYEVTRVQPVDMFPNTHHVENVALLVRK from the coding sequence ATGCTTAAGAATAACAAATACGAATACGTTGAAATTACCGATTTTGCGGCAGAAGGCAAATGTATATTTAAATCGGAAGACGGCGTAGTTTTTGTAGAAGGAAATGTGGCTCCTGGTGACATCGTTGACTTGCAAATTGTCAAAACGAAGAAAAAATTAAAGGAGGCCATTGTTACCAAAGTTCATTCCCTGTCCAAATTACGTACCGATCCCTATTGTTCACATCATATCGTTTGCGGCGGGTGCAAATGGCAACATATCAGTTACGAACATCAGCTGCGTTTCAAAAGACAACAGGTTGTCGATCATTTTGAACGGATCGGGAAAATCAAGAATGTGGAGATCAACCCGATCGTCGCTGCACCTAAGACAGAATATTACCGCAATAAGTTGGAATTCACTTTTTCAAATTGGCGCTGGCTGACCAGAGAGCAAATGGATTCGGGCGAGCAGTTCTCAAAGAATGCATTAGGTTTCCACGTCCCGAAGCGTTTTGACAAAATTTTTACGGTGGACCATTGCCACCTGCAGCCTGATCCATCCAACACAATCCGTAACTCGTTGCACCATTTTGGCGAGCTGAAAGGCATTCCGTACTACGACGTACGTTTTAATGTAGGTGTGCTTCGTAATGTTGTCGTGCGTACAGCCAATTCTGGCGACGTAATGGTAATCGTGCAATTTGGCCAGCAAAATGACGACGCCATTGCCGAAGTAATGGAGTATATGAAGCATACACACCCTGAAATTACGTCCCTGAACTACATTGTGAACCTGAAAGGAAATGATTCTTACCAGGATCAGGAAGTGATCAATTATTCGGGCGAGAATTTTATCCGGGAAACCATGGAAGACCTTACTTTTCTGGTGGGGCCCAAATCATTTTACCAAACGAATTCGGAGCAGGCGTACCAATTGTTCAGCGTCGCCAGGGACTATGCAGGATTGACTGGAAATGAATCGGTTTATGATCTTTATACCGGTACAGGGACCATTGCGAATTTTGTCGCTCGTCAGGCGAAGAAAGTGGTAGGCGTGGAGTACGTGGAGGCAGCGGTTCAGGATGCGCGCAGAAATTCGGAATTGAATGGTATCACGAATACATCATTCTTTGCAGGCGACATGAAAAATATTGTGAATGAAAACTTCCTCGCAAAACACGGAAGGCCTGACGTGATCATTACCGATCCGCCTCGGGCTGGAATGGATGTGCCGGTCGTAGAAACCATTCTCAAAGCTGCGCCCGACCGCATCGTGTACGTAAGCTGTAACACGGCCACGCAGGCACGAGACCTGGCATTGATGTCGGAAGACTATGAGGTGACGAGAGTGCAGCCAGTAGATATGTTCCCCAATACCCATCACGTGGAGAATGTGGCGTTGCTGGTTAGGAAGTAG
- a CDS encoding PhoH family protein: MLEKIITLEDVSMVDFLGIHNSNIKEVAAAFPESKIISRGNEIRIQGTAPEIIRITDVMDSLLAHYQKYGKVTNDNVKGYLNGIVKSPVANGEDDDDVIIYGNKGLVVKAKTPNQRLLVEQASKFDLVFAVGPAGTGKTYTAVAIAVRALKNKEVRKIIITRPAVEAGENLGFLPGDLKEKIDPYLRPIYDALDDMIAPEKLKLYLESRVIEIAPLAYMRGRTLNNAFILLDEAQNTTPMQMKMFLTRMGPSSKAIITGDKSQIDLPKNLKSGLIDSLTVLKGIKGISFVELDGSDVVRHRLVKDILAAYEKSEQ; the protein is encoded by the coding sequence TTGCTGGAAAAAATCATCACGCTCGAAGACGTTTCAATGGTTGATTTTCTGGGTATTCACAATTCGAATATTAAAGAAGTCGCCGCCGCTTTCCCCGAAAGCAAAATTATTTCCCGCGGGAACGAGATCCGCATCCAGGGTACCGCCCCTGAAATTATCCGTATCACGGATGTTATGGACTCACTTCTGGCACATTACCAGAAGTATGGAAAGGTGACCAATGACAATGTAAAGGGCTATCTGAATGGTATAGTCAAATCGCCGGTCGCAAATGGGGAAGACGATGATGATGTCATCATCTATGGTAACAAAGGGCTGGTCGTAAAGGCAAAAACGCCGAATCAGAGATTACTGGTGGAGCAGGCCTCTAAATTCGATCTCGTGTTCGCGGTAGGCCCGGCGGGTACAGGTAAAACATATACAGCTGTGGCCATTGCGGTCAGGGCATTGAAAAATAAGGAAGTTAGAAAGATCATCATCACGCGTCCAGCCGTAGAAGCAGGGGAGAACCTTGGTTTTCTGCCAGGTGATCTGAAAGAGAAGATAGATCCCTACCTGCGCCCGATCTACGACGCGCTGGATGACATGATCGCCCCGGAAAAGCTGAAACTTTACCTGGAAAGCCGCGTCATAGAGATCGCTCCGCTGGCCTATATGCGTGGTCGTACGCTGAACAATGCATTTATATTGCTGGATGAGGCGCAGAACACGACGCCGATGCAAATGAAAATGTTCCTGACACGGATGGGACCGAGTTCGAAGGCTATCATTACCGGTGATAAATCCCAGATCGACCTTCCTAAGAACCTGAAATCAGGATTGATTGATTCGCTGACCGTGTTGAAAGGGATCAAAGGGATCAGTTTTGTAGAACTGGATGGCTCGGACGTTGTAAGGCACCGGCTTGTTAAGGATATTCTTGCTGCTTATGAAAAATCGGAGCAGTAG
- a CDS encoding deoxycytidylate deaminase, producing MTLLTTNLRPEFDEIYMELAKNLAQRSHCIKAQVGAVLTKDTRIISIGYNGPPAGTHNCDEEFPETGCPRDAKGSCSLALHAEQNAILFAVKNGSNIEGSTLFVTLAPCIACARVIYTMKIKKVIFLNSYAAYKGIAVEEGVEFLRRFGVEVEQYRVN from the coding sequence ATGACTTTACTTACAACGAATTTGCGGCCGGAATTTGATGAGATTTATATGGAGTTGGCAAAAAATTTGGCTCAACGCTCTCATTGCATAAAAGCGCAGGTAGGTGCCGTGCTTACTAAGGATACCAGGATTATTTCGATCGGGTACAATGGCCCGCCGGCAGGTACGCATAACTGCGACGAAGAGTTTCCTGAAACAGGCTGTCCAAGGGATGCAAAAGGAAGCTGCTCGCTGGCGCTTCATGCGGAGCAGAATGCTATTCTTTTTGCAGTAAAAAATGGGTCAAATATTGAAGGATCTACGCTTTTCGTAACCCTGGCGCCCTGCATTGCCTGTGCGAGGGTGATTTACACGATGAAAATCAAAAAGGTGATATTCCTGAATTCTTACGCCGCTTACAAAGGCATTGCAGTAGAAGAGGGAGTGGAGTTTTTGAGACGCTTCGGCGTGGAGGTGGAGCAGTATAGGGTCAATTAG
- a CDS encoding acyl carrier protein phosphodiesterase, translating into MNFLAHILLSGSDEGVIMGNYVGDFIKGRLTEEKTATWNKDYVTGLKLHRFIDFFTDTHQQVHEAKDIASKAQGKLAGIVMDIYFDYFLARNFNDYNPEPLFAYAHGMYALIERNEHLIPEEMIPMVRSMVRQDWLTTYATMEGIDITFQRLSRRAPFLEPIRNAVNDLRENEAFYYEKFLLFFPDLQKNADQFIQENAA; encoded by the coding sequence ATGAATTTTTTAGCACACATTTTATTGTCTGGCAGCGACGAGGGGGTGATTATGGGAAATTATGTCGGCGATTTCATCAAAGGACGTTTAACCGAAGAAAAAACTGCTACCTGGAATAAGGATTACGTCACAGGACTCAAACTGCACCGCTTTATTGATTTCTTTACGGACACGCACCAGCAGGTCCACGAAGCCAAGGATATTGCGTCCAAAGCGCAGGGGAAGCTGGCGGGGATCGTGATGGACATTTACTTTGACTACTTTCTGGCCAGGAATTTCAATGACTATAATCCTGAACCATTGTTTGCATACGCGCATGGCATGTACGCATTGATCGAGCGGAACGAGCACCTGATACCTGAGGAAATGATCCCGATGGTACGGTCGATGGTCAGGCAGGACTGGCTCACGACTTACGCGACAATGGAGGGTATCGACATTACTTTTCAGCGGCTGTCCCGGCGTGCACCGTTTTTGGAACCTATCCGCAATGCAGTCAATGATTTGCGGGAAAATGAGGCGTTTTATTACGAGAAGTTTTTGCTTTTTTTTCCCGATCTCCAAAAGAACGCCGATCAGTTTATTCAAGAAAATGCGGCCTAA